The following coding sequences lie in one Pontibacter sp. G13 genomic window:
- a CDS encoding N-acetylmuramoyl-L-alanine amidase-like domain-containing protein, producing MKSTLILMLLACLPFLGWSQTHCTAANRQKCEEVLTALQEANLSDQDMSTIAIAVGKLFLGTPYVAKTLELDGPEKLVVNLEGLDCTTFMENVVVFSRLVQKDELTWDAYQDMLAEVRYRDGQLGEYPDRLHYATDWFFQNEQKGIIEDITQEIGGIPYEKHINFMSTHPTAYTQLASSDEYVKQIADVERAINDREYCYIPKERVKALESGIQSGDLIAITTPIKGLDVVHVGLAIRQNGRIHLFHASTGSNEVEISSKPLAEYLAGNRSQSGIMVARLQAVTPRPNAQH from the coding sequence ATGAAATCCACCCTCATCCTCATGCTCTTGGCTTGCCTTCCATTTCTGGGTTGGAGCCAAACCCATTGTACAGCCGCCAATCGCCAAAAATGCGAGGAGGTTTTGACTGCCCTTCAAGAAGCCAATCTCTCCGACCAAGATATGTCGACCATTGCCATCGCCGTGGGCAAGCTGTTTTTGGGAACACCCTATGTCGCAAAGACCTTGGAACTCGACGGCCCTGAGAAACTCGTCGTCAATCTCGAAGGGTTGGACTGCACCACCTTTATGGAAAATGTGGTCGTCTTCTCCAGACTGGTCCAAAAGGACGAACTAACCTGGGATGCCTACCAAGACATGTTGGCTGAAGTCCGGTACAGAGATGGCCAACTGGGCGAATACCCCGATCGCCTTCACTACGCCACGGACTGGTTTTTCCAAAATGAGCAGAAAGGGATCATCGAGGATATCACGCAGGAAATAGGAGGAATCCCCTATGAAAAGCATATCAACTTCATGTCGACCCATCCTACCGCCTATACCCAATTGGCGAGTTCGGATGAGTATGTGAAGCAGATCGCTGATGTCGAGCGAGCCATCAATGATCGGGAGTATTGCTACATTCCCAAGGAACGAGTCAAAGCACTGGAATCCGGCATTCAAAGTGGGGATTTGATTGCGATCACGACCCCGATCAAGGGACTGGATGTAGTTCACGTGGGGCTGGCGATTCGCCAAAATGGACGTATCCATCTTTTTCATGCTTCGACCGGATCGAATGAGGTGGAAATCTCCAGCAAGCCATTGGCGGAGTATCTCGCTGGCAATCGGAGTCAAAGCGGCATTATGGTTGCAAGATTACAAGCGGTAACCCCTCGACCCAACGCCCAACATTGA
- a CDS encoding nuclear transport factor 2 family protein has translation MEKSKAAAQFLDILFSGEDLDRLRAYLKDDFRFEGPFFQSETADAYLAAMKEEPPVGFTFKVLQTYENEQGVCVIYSFEKEELSTTMCQTFEFIDGKIAHMRLIFDTQLFLQPY, from the coding sequence ATGGAAAAGTCAAAAGCCGCTGCCCAATTTTTGGACATCCTATTTTCCGGAGAGGATCTGGATCGCCTTCGAGCGTACCTGAAGGATGATTTTCGATTTGAAGGACCTTTTTTCCAGAGCGAAACAGCAGATGCCTACCTCGCTGCAATGAAGGAAGAGCCCCCAGTGGGATTCACGTTCAAAGTTCTCCAAACGTATGAAAACGAGCAGGGTGTGTGCGTGATTTATTCCTTCGAAAAGGAAGAACTATCCACCACGATGTGTCAAACTTTTGAATTTATTGACGGGAAAATTGCACACATGCGGCTGATTTTTGATACACAATTGTTTTTACAGCCGTACTAG
- a CDS encoding aldehyde dehydrogenase family protein yields MSTATIPTAPNSATASDMQQAFQRQQAHTPVIAATSAKERVAKLKNLQQYLIDHGPEIEEAIFQDFKKPGMETFVSELMVVHGEINHVTKHLSTWMKPSRVPTPLSMTGTFSHVRYEPRGTVLIISPWNYPVQLTLCPLITAIAAGNTVIIKPSELSPNTSAWMAKMVKDLFQPEEIALFEGNHEVAQALLALPFNHMYFTGSPQVGKIVMRAAAEHLSSITLELGGKTPTIVDASANLFSAADKIAWGKCLNNGQSCVAPDYLMIHESVKDGFVEKFGAALKRMYGDDAQQSDSFARIINRRHFDRIVGLLEDAKQKGAKVLIGGKTDPEDLYIEPTLLDGVTAEMRIMQEEIFGPILPMTTFRDIQEVTPVINSADRERPLSTYIFSRNKRNIDTILDGATSGGVAINETMIQFGHTELPKGGVNRSGIGATTGHHGFKAFSHERGVFIQKYGTLKFLYPPYSDGLKNMIKKALKLI; encoded by the coding sequence ATGAGTACTGCTACGATTCCTACTGCCCCTAATTCGGCCACTGCATCGGATATGCAGCAGGCATTCCAGCGCCAGCAGGCACACACACCTGTCATCGCCGCTACTTCCGCCAAAGAGCGAGTAGCCAAGCTCAAGAACCTCCAGCAGTATCTCATCGATCATGGACCCGAGATCGAGGAAGCCATCTTCCAAGATTTCAAGAAGCCCGGGATGGAGACCTTTGTCTCTGAGCTGATGGTCGTCCATGGCGAAATCAATCATGTCACCAAACATCTTTCCACCTGGATGAAGCCCAGCAGAGTACCGACCCCTCTTTCCATGACAGGTACTTTCTCGCATGTGCGCTACGAGCCTCGGGGAACCGTCCTGATCATTTCCCCTTGGAACTATCCAGTACAACTCACCCTATGTCCATTGATCACGGCGATCGCCGCTGGAAATACCGTGATCATCAAACCCTCCGAGTTGTCGCCCAACACCTCAGCTTGGATGGCCAAAATGGTGAAGGACCTATTTCAGCCCGAAGAAATCGCCCTGTTCGAAGGAAATCATGAAGTCGCTCAGGCGTTGCTCGCACTGCCATTCAACCACATGTACTTCACCGGAAGTCCTCAGGTGGGCAAAATCGTGATGCGCGCCGCGGCGGAACACCTCAGCTCCATCACCCTCGAACTCGGCGGCAAGACCCCCACCATCGTAGATGCCTCTGCCAACTTGTTTTCCGCAGCTGACAAGATCGCCTGGGGCAAATGCCTCAACAATGGCCAGAGCTGCGTAGCACCCGATTATCTCATGATTCACGAATCTGTGAAGGATGGATTTGTGGAGAAATTTGGTGCCGCATTGAAGCGCATGTACGGAGACGATGCCCAACAATCGGACTCTTTCGCGCGGATCATCAATCGTCGTCATTTTGATCGGATTGTCGGACTCTTGGAAGACGCCAAACAAAAAGGCGCGAAAGTGCTGATCGGAGGCAAAACCGACCCTGAAGATCTGTATATTGAGCCCACGCTGCTAGACGGCGTAACCGCGGAGATGCGGATCATGCAGGAAGAAATCTTTGGGCCGATCTTGCCCATGACCACTTTCCGAGACATTCAGGAGGTGACTCCTGTGATCAACTCCGCAGACCGTGAGCGCCCCCTCTCGACCTACATCTTTTCTCGCAACAAGCGGAATATCGACACCATCCTCGACGGAGCCACCTCTGGAGGTGTAGCCATCAACGAGACGATGATCCAATTTGGCCACACCGAGCTACCAAAAGGCGGTGTCAATCGTTCTGGAATTGGAGCGACTACCGGTCATCATGGATTCAAGGCATTCAGTCACGAGCGCGGCGTCTTCATCCAGAAGTACGGGACGCTCAAATTCCTCTACCCGCCATATTCAGATGGCCTCAAAAACATGATCAAAAAAGCCCTCAAACTCATCTAA
- a CDS encoding MFS transporter has protein sequence MDKQINRNLLFLASCLALISTSMSFAIRGDLMGVWGDVFSLTSEQVGWVTGTAFWGFTLAMVIGGPIVDIVGMKRIMGMAFVGHAAGIALTIMASGFWTLFLGTLLIGIANGFVEAACNPLVAGMYTDNKTKMLNRFHVWFPGGIALGGVLMYLMSGAGLSWQLKVATMAIPTILYGVIFFGQKFPQTERVASGLTMSDMFKACTRPLFLFMVGCMLLTAATELGTNQWITSLLENVGVASILVLVFINVLMASGRMFAGPIVHRFSESGMLLFSAIFSGLGLYLMSITSGYAIFAAAGVFAIGITFFWPTMLGYVNTKMPETGALGLSIMGGAGMLSTSLILPMMGKVYDGQVQAAIESGVAEAQAGLVGGATTLSYMVVLPIILVAAFAYLHFVVGKNKTEVAEKAEA, from the coding sequence ATGGACAAACAGATTAACCGGAATTTGCTGTTTCTGGCAAGTTGTCTGGCACTGATTTCCACCTCCATGTCCTTCGCCATCCGAGGTGATCTCATGGGAGTTTGGGGAGATGTTTTCTCGCTCACTTCCGAGCAGGTCGGATGGGTGACCGGTACGGCTTTTTGGGGCTTTACCTTGGCGATGGTGATCGGTGGACCGATTGTCGATATCGTCGGCATGAAGCGCATCATGGGCATGGCATTCGTGGGACATGCAGCAGGGATTGCCCTGACGATCATGGCCTCTGGATTCTGGACCCTCTTCCTCGGAACCCTGCTCATCGGGATTGCCAATGGGTTTGTCGAAGCTGCCTGTAATCCACTCGTTGCAGGGATGTACACAGACAACAAAACCAAGATGCTCAATCGCTTCCACGTTTGGTTCCCCGGAGGAATCGCGCTGGGTGGGGTGTTGATGTATCTGATGTCCGGTGCCGGTTTGAGCTGGCAATTGAAGGTGGCCACTATGGCCATCCCCACCATCCTCTACGGAGTGATCTTCTTTGGCCAAAAGTTCCCACAGACAGAGCGTGTTGCATCTGGATTGACCATGTCCGACATGTTCAAAGCGTGTACGCGTCCATTGTTCCTCTTCATGGTAGGTTGTATGCTCTTGACCGCAGCGACCGAGTTGGGTACCAACCAATGGATCACCAGCTTGCTCGAAAATGTAGGCGTTGCTTCTATCCTCGTATTGGTCTTCATCAATGTACTCATGGCGAGTGGACGGATGTTCGCAGGGCCGATCGTCCATAGATTTTCCGAGTCTGGCATGTTGCTGTTCTCGGCTATTTTCTCCGGATTGGGATTGTACCTGATGAGTATCACCTCCGGGTACGCGATCTTCGCTGCAGCGGGCGTGTTTGCGATCGGTATCACCTTCTTCTGGCCTACGATGCTGGGCTATGTCAATACCAAAATGCCTGAAACGGGTGCTTTGGGATTGTCCATCATGGGCGGTGCCGGCATGTTGTCGACTTCCCTGATTCTGCCGATGATGGGGAAAGTCTACGATGGACAGGTTCAGGCAGCCATCGAGTCTGGTGTAGCCGAAGCACAGGCCGGTCTGGTCGGAGGAGCTACAACCCTCTCCTACATGGTGGTATTGCCGATCATTCTGGTGGCGGCATTTGCGTATCTGCACTTCGTGGTAGGCAAAAATAAAACGGAAGTAGCCGAAAAGGCCGAGGCATAA
- a CDS encoding sugar phosphate isomerase/epimerase — protein sequence MKSIKGPAIFLAQFMGDEAPFNDFKSICNWAADLGFIGVQIPTWDSRAIDLKLAAESMTYVDEVKGIAKDAGVEITELSTHLQGQLVAVHPAYNEMFDGFAPAEVHGNPQARTDWAINQLMMAAKASQNFGLNAHVTFSGALAWPYIYPWPQRPAGLVEQAFEELAKRWLPILNAFDEAGVDLCYEIHPGEDLHDGLTFERFLEATGNHKRVNMLYDPSHYVLQQMDYLQHIDIYHEFIKMFHVKDAEFNPTGRAGVYGGYANWVDRPGRFRSLGDGEIDFGAIFSKLSQYGFDGWAVMEWECCIKDSLQGAIEGAEFIEAHLIQVTEKAFDDFADSGVDAETNRKILGLS from the coding sequence ATGAAAAGCATCAAAGGACCTGCGATTTTTCTAGCCCAATTTATGGGTGATGAGGCGCCTTTCAACGATTTTAAGTCCATTTGCAACTGGGCTGCTGATCTGGGATTCATCGGAGTCCAGATCCCTACGTGGGATTCTCGAGCCATCGATCTCAAGCTGGCCGCAGAAAGCATGACCTATGTCGATGAGGTGAAAGGTATCGCCAAAGATGCCGGAGTCGAAATCACCGAATTGTCCACCCATCTGCAAGGACAATTGGTGGCTGTGCATCCTGCCTACAACGAAATGTTCGATGGATTTGCGCCTGCAGAAGTACATGGCAATCCTCAAGCAAGGACTGATTGGGCGATCAATCAACTGATGATGGCCGCCAAGGCCAGCCAGAATTTTGGGTTGAATGCGCACGTGACCTTCTCGGGAGCACTGGCATGGCCATATATCTACCCTTGGCCGCAGCGCCCAGCGGGATTGGTCGAGCAAGCATTTGAGGAATTGGCCAAGCGTTGGTTGCCAATCCTCAACGCGTTTGACGAAGCAGGCGTGGATCTGTGCTACGAAATTCACCCTGGCGAAGACTTGCACGATGGCCTCACCTTTGAGCGATTCCTCGAAGCTACGGGCAATCACAAACGGGTCAACATGCTGTACGATCCGAGCCACTACGTGCTCCAGCAAATGGATTATCTCCAGCATATCGACATCTATCATGAGTTCATCAAAATGTTCCATGTGAAGGATGCCGAATTCAATCCTACTGGCCGTGCAGGTGTGTATGGCGGGTATGCCAATTGGGTAGACCGTCCGGGCCGCTTCCGAAGCTTGGGAGATGGCGAGATTGATTTTGGCGCGATCTTCTCGAAACTGAGTCAATACGGGTTCGACGGCTGGGCTGTGATGGAGTGGGAATGCTGCATCAAGGATTCCCTCCAAGGAGCTATCGAAGGAGCTGAATTCATCGAGGCTCATTTGATCCAAGTCACGGAAAAAGCCTTTGACGATTTTGCAGATTCTGGCGTTGACGCCGAGACCAATCGCAAAATTTTGGGCCTGTCCTAG